The Heyndrickxia acidicola sequence ACTAATGGATTTATTACAAGAAAAACAACCGCCATAAATACCATTAGTTTTCCGAATCCGGCTAGTGTTTTGCCCTTATCGAGAGCATAATGAAGCGCAATTAAAACAAGAGCTCCAGCCAGAAGAAAAACAGGATGCTTATCAACTGTCAGCAAAATCGCAGCAAAAATATAGTAAATCAACGAAACGAAAGGATGAAAGGATCGAATTCCACGATTCATCCCTGGCCATCCTTTTGATAATCAGCCGTATAACTCCACACAATGTGATCACCTTTTGAAAGCTTCATTGCACCTGCGCTCTCTGACAGCAGCTTTCCATTGACATATATATTCCATCCGCTGGTAGGGCCATCATCGAACTCATAGAGATTATCAATTCCCTCAACATAGGCCGTTGCACCGGAACCTCTTACACTGTACTGAATCCCTTTTTGTTTTAGAAGGTTTAACGTCATTGTAAGGACGGTATCCCCTTTCTTAAAATCAGCTTGTGAAACAGTAAGAATTGTTCCTGTTTTTGAATCTCCCTTCACAATTATAGAGGCATCGTACTTGTCTGCCTCATTTGTTTTTGGTGTTGTACTTGTGTTCTGGTTTACTGAAAATTTTGTTTGAGGTTCAGAGTTACTTGATTTTTCGTTATTGAGGGATGATGACTTCTTATTGCTATTCCCCTGGCTGTTTTGAGGCTTTGCAGAGCTATTATTGGCATCACTCTCACTGGCATTTTGACTGTTTTCCATTTCTGAAGCCTTTTGATTTTGATCGCCGTTTTGATTCAGAACAGTTTTATCTTTTTGGGCTGTTTCCGAATTCCTGTTTTGGTTCGCCTCCTGCTTTTCTTTTGTTTTTGAATTTGAATTTGTTTCATGAACATTTTCTGTTTGACTGGCTTGAGGTGTTACCGGGTCCTTTTGGCATCCAGTAAAAACCATCAGGGCCATTAGCGTAAACAACGTGATGCAAAAAAGTCGAAACTGACGCAAGATGTTCGCCTCCTAATTCATTTTTGGATATGCATATATGATATATCGATCTGGAGCGTCCCCAATATAATAAAAAGGATAACAGGTAGTGAGGATCAGCTCTTCCTTTGGTGCAGTAGAGTGGATCACGGTACGGTCATCTGCCTTTACAACCTTCATATGATTAATGACATACACAAAGGTGCCGGATTGTAAATCTGCAATCAGCTCGTCACCTTTTTTTAGTTCTCCAACATGGCGAAAAACTGTGTCCCGATGTCCTGAGAACACTATTTGGTTATGTTGTCCCGGCAGCCCGGATCCTGTGAAATGCCCAACACCTTTTCTCAACATAGCTTCGCTAGTGCCTTCTATAATAGGAAGCTCCTTATGTAATCTTGGAATTCGAAGTATTCCCAATATCGATTCTTTTTCAGAACCATTCTTCCCGTTCGTTTTTGGCACCTCTTTGCTTTCTGCAGTCTTTTTTACTTTAATTCCAGGATCCATTTTTTCTAAATGTGCATTTTGAATCATCCTTTTAGCCTGAGAAAGAGCCGACATTTGCTCATGCCGACTCTCCATACTATTTAAAACACTATAACCTATACAAAGGACACCTGCTGCGAATAAGGCAACGGCTGCTCTTTTCATCATTTCATCGATTCTCTTCTGCGTACAATCACATAAATGATTGCGGCTGCCAGGATAAGAATTATACCCGCAAACAGCCAGTTTTCATCATTTGCTGCTGTATTTGGAAGCTTTCCTCCCTGCCTTGAAGCAGAGTGGCTTACTGCATTGCCCGCTGCTTCATTGGCACTTGTGGCAGAAGAAGGATGAAACTGGTAAACAGACCCTTTACCTGTAAGATAGCTTTGATAGGCTGTTAATGCTAACAAAGCCTGAGTAGTAGAAATTTGATCAGAAGCTTTGTCAGATAAAAGGTGTGAATAACCGCCATCTTTTTGATTAAAGGCTGCCAAATGCTTAAGCAAATTCCCTCCTGGTTTTGTAAACTCCTTGCTGCCTGGAGAGATCTGAACGGAAGCTAATCCAATAATCACTTGGGCTGTTGTCTCACTTGAATCTCCTCCATTATCTGAACTATTGTATCCCCCTTGCTTATCCTGTGTCACTGATAGCCAATGAACGGCTTTTTGTATAGTATTCTTTACATTTCCCTGTGATTTGTACGGGGCAAGTGACGAGAGAGCCATGGCCGTAATATCTGTACTTGGAGAGCTGCCAAACAATGCCCAGCCCCCATCCTTGAGCTGATGACTGACCAAATACTGAACGAGCTTCTGCCTGCTCCATTCTGCGTTTTCAGGAAGCTTATAATTGCCGCTGTCATATGCTAAAAGGGCAAAAACAACTCCATTAATCCCCTGGTTAGTCATACGGTTATTAGAATATACTTTTCCAATAAGATTGTAGCCATTAAAATTAGCAGCATTTTTCCCTGCCGCCGTTATCCCTATTGCCATTCTCTCATAATCCGTAACATTTCGGAATGAACCGTTGTTTTCTTTTAGCGTCTTTAGCACACTCTGCAAGTATGAAGACGGAATTTTGGCACCTGCTTTTGTTAAAGCCATTATCGCAAATTCGTCTTCTGTACCCTGCCTTTCTAAATACTGGGCAGAGGACTTAATAAGGGTGCTGACCTCGCTATTGGAAAAGCCAGCAGCCGGGACCGTCCCTTTCCCAGTTGTTCCGTTGTCAGTGGTACCGTTAGTATTGTTTTGGCTGCTTTCGGAGGTTCCAGCTGGATTTGTTACATTCACATCCAGATGATCCCCGTTTTTTAGCGTATAAGAGGATAACCCCACTTCCATCGATTTACCGTTCAAGGACATATTCCAATAATCATTTTTATCAAGCTTGATATCACCAATATTTTGGACAAAAGCAAAGTATTTAGAATCAATCGGTGCAGTGAGAGTTTTTTTATTTAGGTCTGCTGCCTGTTTCAAGGCATCATAGGCATTTGCCCCATCTACAATCGATAGCTTTGTGCTGGGAATAACCTCACTGCCTTTTTTATCTTTTGCCGAAACGATCACAGAATTTTTTTTCTCAGGATAGCTGACGATCTTTATTAGAAGATCATCACCTGTTTTTACTTTATAACTTGATAATCCAACCTGAGAATCAGATCCGTTAATAAAAAAGCTCCAATAGTCCTGACCCTTTGGTGACGCCTCTCCAATTTGATTAACAAGGTATCCGTTGTATTTTTGATAATAGGTAGCGTCCAATTTCATATGATGCTGACTTGTAACCTCTTTCAACACATCGTAAGCCGTTTCATTCTTTTTCAGCTCTACCGCTGTTAAAGGAATCACTGATTTCCCATCCTTATCAAGTACAGAAATCATGGCTCCATTTGTTAAAGAAGCAGCAGAGACATGATAGGATAGACCTGGTACAGCCTGAACCATAAAAAGCATGGCAATGAACACTACAATTGCTGCTTTTCTCATAAATTTTCCGCTTTTCATTTTTTTTCCCCCTTTAATTCAATCGCAACGTTACTATAAACCTGCCTGTTGATTACATCTTCCCGTACCATCTGGAACACAGGATTCAGCTTTTTATAGACCAATCCCATAAAAAAAACACCTCCTATTCAGAGATGTGCGTGTTGCAGCAGGCAGAGCCAAGATGGAAAGCCCCTGTTCCAACACCGCCCTATCCGCGTAGGTCATTTGGTGTAAAGAATAGGCAGGTCTCCTGGCTTATGATCAACACTTTCCAATTCCTTCCCATCCGTGGACAGTGGTATTTTTAGAAAGCTCCCAAATACAGTGGCGGGACCGCGCCGGATTAAAACCGGTCTTCCCTTTTCATGACAGCAGCATTGTTCGCGGCTATCAACCTATCTTTTTCATATAGTAATCTCACTATCATCATAACTATTACATTTACATCATGTCAATAAATTGCTGGAAAATAGTTGAATCCTATGACAATTCATAGTGTAGCCATTCAGAGCGCTTTCCACCAAGCTTTTCATAAAGGCTTTGGGCGATCTTATTATCCTCAGCGGTTTCCCAGGTCATACCAGCCAGGTCATTCTCTCGGACAAATTTTGCACATTCTTTAAACAAGTGTTCTCCTAGTTTAAGGCCGCGAAATTCCGAGGAAACAAACAAATCATTCAATATGGCTGTTCTTTTTAGACTCAACGTACTAAAAGTAAAATAAAGTGTAGCAAAACCGACAATTTGGTGATTCACTTCTGCCACTAGCTGAAGACCTAATTCAGGACTAATTAAAAGTAATTCAATGTGCGCTCTTAAATCACTATCTTTCGGTGTATCCCTTTTATAAAAATCGACTATGTATTTTCTCATTAAGTAACATAACTCCGGAATATCCCTTTCTTCTGCTTCCCTAACAGCTGTCTGATGCATCCCTCTCCCCACTCTCTCCTTGATAACATTTACCTAATTATACCAAAATATTACTTCTATGCACATATAGCTTCTTATCTAAATACGGGCTTAAAAAAATACTAATGGCTTGGAAGGTGTTTTATATTGAAATGAAAATATATGTCTACTTCCTATCCGCCGCTCATCTGCAGTTTCCTGCATTAAAGCATCAAGATATCCGAGGCTTTTTCCCTAAAAAGGCTCAAACCTATGAATATCATACAATTTCAGATGGACAAAAGAGGATCTACACAGATGGGGCAATTTGGTTTATGAAGGACAAGAGGGAAAGAACATTATTCATACACTCAACCTCCCGACAAAAAGTACACCCATTGTCTTGTAAATAGTCGAAATTCAGCCTGCGCTTCCTTCTTAAGAAATATGCCAGCACCCTTTTTAGCGTAATAATAACCTTTATGGAGGCGCATTTGTGTGATTCCCTGCATAGAAATGTGCCTTTTAATACATGAGATAAGAGAATTATTTCCCAGGAAGTGTTTTTCCCTGCTTGCCCTTTTTTGTATCTTTTTCTTAGCCCAATAGACATTTCATGAAGGCTCTTATCCCCAAAAACACCTATTTGCAATGGAAATACCTCTTATTAACTTCCTTCCACAAATCTTTATTGATTCCCACTTATCCACATCCGGTAATTCAAACATACAAACCCTCTCATAGGACAGTCCACTTCGATCAGCCCATCAGCATTGATTATTGGGTTCCATTTTCCTAGAAAACGCTAATACGTCGATCGTATTTCTGTTTCATTTCCTTATAGATTGCAAGATGAGTGACCGAATTGGCATTTGTATAAATGTCATGATTCTAAGAGACCCAAAGTTTAATCCATTTACACATTATTAATTCAAAAAAAGCCTCTGTTAAACCTCCCGTGGAGTTTTAACAGAGCCAAAAAAAGAAAAAAATATGGCAGCAGGTAGTTCCCAACAGCTTGTTATCCCGTAGTGCAAAAATACAAATTACGGGTTTGTAGACCAAAGTCCAGCTGATTTTATAACAATGCGCGGATGAAGTTTAAGCTGTGCTACCATGAACTCAGCCAAATCTTCCGGCTGCATAACCTTTTCAGGGTTCCCGTCCGTTAAATTGGTTTCAATAGCAAGATCTGTTGCAACAGTGCTTGGAGTTAAAGCTGATACTCGAATGTTATGTTTTCTTACCTCCAACATAAGGGACTCTGTTAGGCCAAGAACTCCAAATTTAGAAGCACTGTAAGCACTTGTAACTGGTGCTCCTTTTTGTCCCGCTGTAGAGGATACATTGATTATATCCCCTGTTTTTTTTTCAATCATGCCTGGAAGAACAGCTCTTGTAACATTGTATACGCCCATTAGGTTTACGCGTATAATATTTTCCCATTCTTCAGGATCCAGCTCTAGAAAGCCTCCGAATTTGGCGATCCCTGCATTGTTTATCAGAATATCAATTTCACCAAGATCACTCGTAACATGCTCTACAGCCTTGTTGACAGACTCCAGATCAGCAACATCCGCTGCAGCTGCAGAGAACTGGATGTCATACTCTTTCACTTCCTCGGCAACCTTCTCGAGATTGGATAGGCTGCGGCCAATTAAACCAAGATTGACACCTTCTTTTGCCAGAGCGATAGCAGCTGCCCTGCCAATACCTCTTCCTCCGCCGGTAATCAAGGCGGTCTTGCCTTTTAATGTTTGCATTTTTTTCCTCCTTGGTTGTTTTTTTGAATCTCTAGCGAATTTCCGTACAATTGAAAAATCCTATGCTGTACTTATTCATAGCATCCTTTCGTAATCATCTTCCCAGTTTATAATACAAAATCTTTTATTTCCTCATTTATTTGTCAAATAGCAGCAAAGTTTACGAAAAGAGCCTTCTCATTCTTAACCTTATTGTTACTCAAGATTAGCATGTTTTCCATACATTGTATTAGCGTAAAATGACTGCATCATAAAACAATAACATGGTTTGCTCAAACAAAGAACCCATTGGCTGAATGGTTCTTTTATCATCATCCTTTTTATCCTTCGGAGCACCAGGCAGCTTAACTGTAAAATCAGCAAGCTTCCCCAATGAGGATTCAGAATTTATCGTCACAACAGCCACTTTTCCTCCAATAGCTTTGGCTCTTTCTGCCATCGTAATCAAGCTTTTAGTTTCTCCAGAGCCGGAACAGAATATCATCCTTTTCAAAAGTACTAGTTACCGTTTCACCGACGGCGTAAGCATCAAGCCCCATATGCATGAGTCTCATAATAAACGATTTCCCCATTAATCCAGATCTGCCTGCTCCAACCGTAAAAACTTTTTGGGATTCTAATATGCCATTAACCAGATGTTCGGCCGCTTGATCTGAAATCTGATTTTTCGCCCGGCTCAGCTTGCCCATTATCCTTTAATCATTTTTTGCATTGCAGCGGCTGCAGCTTTTTTATCGTCCTGAGCTGTAATACCTCCGCCTACGATGATTAAATCCGGCTGCACTTCCACCACTTCATGAAGAGTGTCCAGCTTGATACCTCCAGCAACAGCTGTTTTTGCATTTTTAACGACACTTTTAATCGCTTTTAAATCTTCGAATGAGTTTTTGCCTACTGCTTGTAAATCGTACCCAGTGTGCACACAAATATAATCGACTCCAAATTCGTCAAGCTCTTTTGCACGAGTTTTAATGTCCTTCACAGCAATCATATCAACAAGCACTTTTTTCCCTTGTTTTTTTGCTTCTTCCACTGCACCTTTAATCGACATGTCCTCTGCAACGGCAAGAATAGTCACAATATCTGCACCTGCTTCAGAAGCTTTCATTACTTCATATCCAGCAGCATCCATAATTTTCAAGTCGGCTAAAATTTTTAAATTAGGGAATGCTTTCTTTAAATCACTTACTGCTTTTAAGCCTTCATTTATAACAACCGGAGTCCCGATTTCAACGATATCAATATGTTCCTCAACTTCTTTGACAACCTCAATGGCTTCTGGGATGTTAACTAAATCTAATGCTAATTGTAATTCCATTACAATGCCTCCTTGTTGTATATGTGTACAGAAATAATATCTCCATAAAAGCATTTAAAATAGGCCCTTACAGATAAAATGAGTATCCAATTTATTGTATACCTGATTTAACACTGATTATTATACTCGTTCTATTATATTTTGAAAGTACGCACATTTTTCTTACATAGTGTCAAAAAGTATACTATTATGTATAATAAAGGTTGAGGTGATATGATAATGGGCCGTTTTGAGGACAAAATGTTTAATTGTGAAAAAGAATTGACTCTTGCCGTCATTGGGGGTAAGTGGAAAATGCTCATCCTCTGGCATCTTGGGAAAGAAGGAACCAAACGATTT is a genomic window containing:
- the hxlA gene encoding 3-hexulose-6-phosphate synthase, whose amino-acid sequence is MELQLALDLVNIPEAIEVVKEVEEHIDIVEIGTPVVINEGLKAVSDLKKAFPNLKILADLKIMDAAGYEVMKASEAGADIVTILAVAEDMSIKGAVEEAKKQGKKVLVDMIAVKDIKTRAKELDEFGVDYICVHTGYDLQAVGKNSFEDLKAIKSVVKNAKTAVAGGIKLDTLHEVVEVQPDLIIVGGGITAQDDKKAAAAAMQKMIKG
- a CDS encoding DUF4430 domain-containing protein, whose product is MKSGKFMRKAAIVVFIAMLFMVQAVPGLSYHVSAASLTNGAMISVLDKDGKSVIPLTAVELKKNETAYDVLKEVTSQHHMKLDATYYQKYNGYLVNQIGEASPKGQDYWSFFINGSDSQVGLSSYKVKTGDDLLIKIVSYPEKKNSVIVSAKDKKGSEVIPSTKLSIVDGANAYDALKQAADLNKKTLTAPIDSKYFAFVQNIGDIKLDKNDYWNMSLNGKSMEVGLSSYTLKNGDHLDVNVTNPAGTSESSQNNTNGTTDNGTTGKGTVPAAGFSNSEVSTLIKSSAQYLERQGTEDEFAIMALTKAGAKIPSSYLQSVLKTLKENNGSFRNVTDYERMAIGITAAGKNAANFNGYNLIGKVYSNNRMTNQGINGVVFALLAYDSGNYKLPENAEWSRQKLVQYLVSHQLKDGGWALFGSSPSTDITAMALSSLAPYKSQGNVKNTIQKAVHWLSVTQDKQGGYNSSDNGGDSSETTAQVIIGLASVQISPGSKEFTKPGGNLLKHLAAFNQKDGGYSHLLSDKASDQISTTQALLALTAYQSYLTGKGSVYQFHPSSATSANEAAGNAVSHSASRQGGKLPNTAANDENWLFAGIILILAAAIIYVIVRRRESMK
- a CDS encoding DUF4430 domain-containing protein; this encodes MRQFRLFCITLFTLMALMVFTGCQKDPVTPQASQTENVHETNSNSKTKEKQEANQNRNSETAQKDKTVLNQNGDQNQKASEMENSQNASESDANNSSAKPQNSQGNSNKKSSSLNNEKSSNSEPQTKFSVNQNTSTTPKTNEADKYDASIIVKGDSKTGTILTVSQADFKKGDTVLTMTLNLLKQKGIQYSVRGSGATAYVEGIDNLYEFDDGPTSGWNIYVNGKLLSESAGAMKLSKGDHIVWSYTADYQKDGQG
- a CDS encoding 3-ketoacyl-ACP reductase — translated: MQTLKGKTALITGGGRGIGRAAAIALAKEGVNLGLIGRSLSNLEKVAEEVKEYDIQFSAAAADVADLESVNKAVEHVTSDLGEIDILINNAGIAKFGGFLELDPEEWENIIRVNLMGVYNVTRAVLPGMIEKKTGDIINVSSTAGQKGAPVTSAYSASKFGVLGLTESLMLEVRKHNIRVSALTPSTVATDLAIETNLTDGNPEKVMQPEDLAEFMVAQLKLHPRIVIKSAGLWSTNP
- a CDS encoding class D sortase, whose product is MMKRAAVALFAAGVLCIGYSVLNSMESRHEQMSALSQAKRMIQNAHLEKMDPGIKVKKTAESKEVPKTNGKNGSEKESILGILRIPRLHKELPIIEGTSEAMLRKGVGHFTGSGLPGQHNQIVFSGHRDTVFRHVGELKKGDELIADLQSGTFVYVINHMKVVKADDRTVIHSTAPKEELILTTCYPFYYIGDAPDRYIIYAYPKMN
- a CDS encoding GNAT family N-acetyltransferase, with protein sequence MHQTAVREAEERDIPELCYLMRKYIVDFYKRDTPKDSDLRAHIELLLISPELGLQLVAEVNHQIVGFATLYFTFSTLSLKRTAILNDLFVSSEFRGLKLGEHLFKECAKFVRENDLAGMTWETAEDNKIAQSLYEKLGGKRSEWLHYELS